AGCCATGGAGTGCGAGAGAAGAGAGACATTGATGGATGGATAGGATGGGTTTTTCCTGGAGCAACTCCAATTGATCAGAAAGAGTTGCAGGGAGggaaaaccctaaccctagatTTTGGGGACGCGGAAACGGAGGAGTGTCAAAAATGGAGGAGCGCGAGGAGGTGACGATTATCCATGGTCGTCTCGTCTTGTTGGAACTGTTCGGATTTTGGATTATTCTTCGTCTTTCTTTGACTTTGCTATTGCTTTGCGATTGGGTCGTGCGTACGTTTCTATGTTCAACGTCGCGGGAAAGTTAGCTAGCTTCTGTCCGTTGGATAATTTTTAAGAAAACGACACCCTCTGCTTCACTGCCCCGTTTCGCAGATAGAAACGCCACCCTCTCAGAACGGAGTTACGGATCGGTGCTTGAGTTTGATTGatcattataatttatttcaactCCACATGACTAGCCGTCAATATATTGGCATAAAAACTTAAATTATTATTGAAACTAGCCCCTTGGCACCAAAAAAACCTTACAATGAGACGTGGAAAAGTTATCTTACGTGTTATTGCGTTATTGGACGGGCATAGCAAAAAATACTATCTCCGTTATATGAAAGTTTCTTCTCCCTTGGCACAtgattggttttcttttttcttttttattttattttaaaattaagaaaatataatatttgtagttatattccataaaagtatgatttattatctgattttgtttttaattttaattttttaatatgaaaaaatatgaatttaccatattatcttaatttaattaataatttcaattcttaatgtttgaattaactaaggacattttctgatattttgaatgttttgtcattctctaccttttgctttatatatatatatatatatatatatatatattattgaaatCGATTTCATGtttattatgaaattattttcacataactaataaaaaattataggtGTCcaacattaaaatttaaaacataatttaatACTTGAAAACCAGGAATTATATTGATGAGAAAAACATTTTATCTTGCACTCTAACATCTCTAATTCGTAGACTTGTAAACGGGTTGGATTTGGATCGGATATACCTCAATTTACATTTGAATCCATTTATAATTGGATTATCGGATTCGAATTATCAAATTGCACCTATCAATCCATATCCGTTAAGCATCGGGTTCGGATCGGATCAGATTattatcatatttattttgtgatggacaaaaaatcaaaatttcattagtagccttgttcttttattgtatttatctacttttaaatcaaattttgatattttatcataaaaattagttttaattgtatttttagtgCATATACAACTAAAATTACtcatttgaccaaaaaaaaaaaaactaaaattactCATTTACACATATAAAACATTAATATAAAgcatagaaaaattaaattatattacaTACTAAGTTGGATCGGATTATTATCAAATCGGATCAACTACAATTCATATTCGGATCCATTTATAATTGGATTATCGAATTTGGATTGTAATCGGATTATTGGATTGAGAAGTCCAATTCATCTCCTATTAATTATACTGGATTCAGATCAAAATCCAATCTATTGATAGATCTACTAATTCGTGACTTTTCTCATTCCATGTAAGTAAACATGTTATTACATTGAAACAATGCgtctaccaaaaaaaaaaaaaaaaaacaggttatttgaaaaagaacagaaattcaaaaacacCCCCAGCATAATTGAAAAGGTTCTAAAACACCAGATTACATATTATTTACGTGCATTTCAACACATTTGATTACATCTCACAACAGCGTTAGAGATTGTGTCGATTTGGTCAAATCTCGACCTGCTCAGGCACTTTGATGTCACATAAACTGCAACTGGAAATTCAACATTTGGAGAGAATGTTATCACGTACCAAATCTTGTCTACCTTGACAACTTGTCCTTTCGATCTGAGAGACGCAGCGACTTATTTGAAGAAGCCAACAGAGTCTTCGAGACAAGGTATAATTTTAGACAGACCACTTTGACATCCCGTAGAGGAAGCAATTCGAGTAGCAAGGAAGCAAGAGAACGCTGTCTTCCACCACCATTGGTTGCCTGAATGGATTTAATTGAATCTACAAGACAGAGGCATGAATTTGGATATAATCAGATTAAGCACTTATGGTTCAATGCATGCTATAAAACAACAGTCAAGGTTTAACGCACAGGGATATTGAGAGGACAGCCAGTTACACCAGTTATGCAACTAGCTCCAAGATGACAAGCTTCTTTGCAGTAATCGGAAAAAACTGCTGGGATATCCATATCCTTTATTAGCTCCTGAAACACACATCCAGGCAACCAGCAAAATTAagagaaacaaatttaaataaaaaggaacTGAAAAGAGAGATGTTTAGATATTAAAAACAGACAATAGTTGGTAGCCAGCTTGAATAAGCAGCAATTCCTGCATTTGGAGCAACAATTAAGTGCGGAGATGAATCCTGCCCACATTTGAGAAGTCATCAGAAACAGCAAAAGGGAAAACCAAGGCGGCAAAAGAATGAATATATGACTTAAATGagaaatatacatatatatatatatatatgatccTTGGCAAGAATGTTTATGTCCATTGAAAGAGACAGAAAGTACACGACCTGAGCGATATCCTTGTAACGGTCATGATAAAAGCCGCTTCTAAGTTGCAATGTAACTGTTGAAGGTTTACTAGTATGTGCATCCCAGCTGACAGTCTCACTTGAGGATTTACATACGCAATCTCTATCAAGGCAATGGGCATAATTGCATAGCTCGATCATCTCACCATCTCTATCCATCTCAAAGAGGAAAAGGAGAATTAATTACAAATGAGAGGTAATCTTTAAGCGCTCTCCACGAGAGACACCAAACACAAGCAAGCAACCCTTGTTTTATCTTCATGAGGTAAATTCGAATTCAAAACACCAGATGTAGATGAATCCCATGTAGAACATCATTTCAAAGTGTAGAACTGACCTATGTTGTGGAATTGCAGGCCCAACAAGCTCTATATGCACGTGCACATTAGGAAAAAGTGCATGCAACTCTGAGAAGACAGAAAGCTGAAGAAGCTCTTTCTCAGGGCCTGTCAAAATTCAGTTCATGTAACAAAACTAAATTTTCAATATAACACTGACAGTAAACCATAGATATGCAAACCAGATAACTTACATGGCGACTGTTAAAAGGTTCATAAATCAAGAAAGGAAATTCCCAAGGTTACATCCGTAAATAAAAACAGTTCAGTAGAGGCTCCAAACTTTATACTGCAAAATAGCACATTTAGAAAGATGAAACACATACCAAGATAGTGTATGTGCAATTTGTGGCTGATTCCAGAAGTCCACCTTCCTAAACCAGCTACTTGAGTGGCATAGTAAATTGTAAGAGgctggaaaaaaagaaaagaacaaagaaacagGTGTTAATATTTGTGAAACATATCACCATTTTCCAAAAACGAGCAGCAGATATACAGTATTAAAATGAATTCATCGATTTGGAAGGGAGAAAAACTTAAATTAGGCTCCCATATATTCAAGCCAATTAGGTATCGTTCCTTAGCATGCATCCTCCCAACTCTCTTGTATAGACTAATTGCCAAAATGTAATAcaaattgtttgaatttgatattttatacGCAAATTCCAACTCTCAACTGACAAATATATTATACCCGGTGGAGTAGCAAAGAAACAGGTGAATGCAGTGGGATGGACCTCCATTCATAGTACTCCTTCCAACTGGTTAAATGCTTTGATATCATAGATAAAGGCTCTGCATGTGTGtatcataaattaataaatatcaACTTTTATTGAATTATCTTAGCAAGATGAACAAGATGATACCAGTACATGGGCAAAAGGTATTTGAGAGATCCCAAGAATTATTTAACCTGccaatggaaaagaaaaaaaaaacataggtGAACAGAAATAGAATCAACATGGAAAACAAACTAATACAGAGAATGTCAGATGTACCAGGCAGatcaattaaaaacaaaagaaacctTGAACAATCAAAGGAAATAACTGAATTCCCACAACAACATTCATACAACCACATTCCCATTTGATGGACCCCTCTTTTTTTCAAGACTGAACACCTAGTCTCCAGCTTTTCACACACCTGAAAGATCACACCCGGAAGAGACATCAGTGATAACACTCAGATGGCAGAATAGAAAAGCACTACTCAAGGTTCCCTGtcttaaaaagagaaagaaattgttGATTACCTGAACAGTTGCTTCTTGAGTAAAAGTGAAAGGAAACTCATTCAAGATATCCATATGCTTCATATGTTGCTCCAACCTTCCGCACTCTTCTTTATGAGCAGGCCAATGCACAATCTACGATATTTATCAAGTTGGAAACTAACTTAAATTCAAGGAAAATCATGACAACCGTAAAATTTTATTGTCAATGGAAGttagaaaaaaattgtcaCCCACCGAGTAAACAACATTCAGCCATAATGAAATTGAGCAGTGAGGGAATGAGCACAGTGAGAAGACTTAGCAACCAATGTAAACATACAGGCACATGCCTAGATGTGGTGAACCTAATCACATGGACTATAATGCTAACACCCAAATAATCAGCTAACCCATTATcagtaatttatttgttttttgagttACTTTAGTCTTATTAGCTCAACTGCAATATCATTTTGTTGTGGGCATGAGCTACCACTGAAGATACTATTCTAAGCTGCAAACCAAGAACCTAGACATGAGCTACCACTGAATATACTATTCTAAGCTGCAAACCAAGAACCTAGGCCCAAGCCGACAGACcttttaaaatcaatttctCCCTTCCTCACACGCCATTTCTGCACAAGTTAAGACTAACCCAATTGTTGCTCTCTTAAATGAAAGCTAAAAACATAGCTAAATATCAGAAGCCATGAAAAAATCAAGAATAAGGCTTCCACActtgtatttttaaaactaaGCTGTCCATGTTTTGCAGCATGCTTATGAATTTCTGATTTGCTTTCAAAGCACAGCCAatcgtaaaaaaaaaaaaaagtcattcaAATTAGAAGCACCTGATGAGAAACAGAGCAATAAGCAACAGCTCCACAGCGAGCACATCTTCTTGTGACTGGTCCTGTGCACCGAGTCCCCTGTCTCTTCCCGGCACACTCCATAGTTTCGAAGAAGCTTTTGCTCTTCCTCAGTTCCTCTCAATTTCCGTTCTTGAACTTGGGCACGTTTATACTGTACGGACTGCGGCCCTTGGAAAACTCTCGGCCTTTCCAAGTCAAACCATATTGGCAACTAAGCCCATTTCGTGATGAAGTTTGAAGCCCATTAAAAGACGGATTCTTAAAAATCGTTCGATCTTATTGCAGAGTTATTATTGGACTGCTAAATTAAACCATTTATGATAACCCTTAACATAACCTCTCATTACACAAGCTCCCGTAAAAATATAAGTCATTTTCATTCCCTTTATTAGGAAGATGACTCGTTAAGCAAAATATATCCACACACTAgcaacaaattttaaaaaaaagcaaaacataTCCACCTTTTTCTCAGCTTGCATTTTCCATACGATAGGAAATGGGGTCGGTTGGATTGGCTGTTGCAAGATTCTGTGCTTTCCCTACAGCTTTCTGTCATTTTCTCAATTATCAAACCCAACAACTGATTGAGTGATAAGTTTATTAGTTTAAGCATGCACAAAAAGAGAACGCTAAACTTttcaatcccaaaaaaaatacacttTGTATTATAAGGATATATTAAAATGTTGAATTCTTGATGGTATCTCtcttgtttaaaaaaaaaagaaaaaagaaaatttaccaCATGATTTTTCCACCATTCATCTAGCATGGCTTCTGAGCCCTCctaacatatttttttttttttcctccctTCAATGCCATTATTTTCTGAGTGATGAGATTCCTTTCAATCAAATATTATATTCCCATAATATCCCATCATCTTCAGTTAGTCAATTGTCCCTCTCATATCTTCAAACCTAAAATGtcctttgtgtttttgtgttgAAAAGATGGAA
The window above is part of the Prunus dulcis chromosome 1, ALMONDv2, whole genome shotgun sequence genome. Proteins encoded here:
- the LOC117614046 gene encoding zinc finger MYND domain-containing protein 15, yielding MECAGKRQGTRCTGPVTRRCARCGAVAYCSVSHQIVHWPAHKEECGRLEQHMKHMDILNEFPFTFTQEATVQVCEKLETRCSVLKKRGVHQMGMWLYECCCGNSVISFDCSRLNNSWDLSNTFCPCTEPLSMISKHLTSWKEYYEWRSIPLHSPVSLLLHRPLTIYYATQVAGLGRWTSGISHKLHIHYLGPEKELLQLSVFSELHALFPNVHVHIELVGPAIPQHRDGEMIELCNYAHCLDRDCVCKSSSETVSWDAHTSKPSTVTLQLRSGFYHDRYKDIAQDSSPHLIVAPNAGIAAYSSWLPTIELIKDMDIPAVFSDYCKEACHLGASCITGVTGCPLNIPIQLNPFRQPMVVEDSVLLLPCYSNCFLYGMSKWSV